A stretch of the Panicum virgatum strain AP13 chromosome 9N, P.virgatum_v5, whole genome shotgun sequence genome encodes the following:
- the LOC120693371 gene encoding uncharacterized protein LOC120693371, producing MTTAALVYDVAVEAHCPDRVMRQFGRRQSFPVSSALDRVQRHDHSLSRAGHPFSTMWVTRLQPWVAAWDGAGEQLAEDTGPHTEPLFRAYLTWYEPKTRCRLTYVDMHPQPHVATSHDRYARHRDEALAGAFEACRLLELDCSLNVMRIHGGSTMSMPAQLEAWTTQRDRARGILQAFGTRTEYEDSYGSSQASTSVPCGPAWQQPPLYHRQYEDMV from the exons atgactactgcagctttGGTATACGATGTTGCAGTTGAGGCCCACTGCCCGGATAgagtcatgaggcagttcggtcgacgccagtctttccctgtgtcttcagcgttggatcgtgttcagcgccacgatcatag tttatcaagggctggacatcctttctcgacaatgtgggtcactagattacaaccatgggtggctgcgtgggatgGTGCAGGCGAGCAGTTGGCTGAGGATACCGGTCCACACACTGAGCCTTTGTTTCGGGCGTACCTGACCTGGTATGAACCGAAGACTCGTTGCCGTTTGACGTATGttgacatgcatccacagccgcatgttgcgacttcGCATGATCGCTATGCACGACatagggatgaggcattagctggggcg ttCGAGGCCTGTAGGTTGCTTGAActagattgctcactgaatgtaatgaGGATTCATGGCGGGTCTACGATGAGCATGCCGGCACAACTCGAGGCATGGACCACTCAACGTGATAGAGCCCGAGGCATCCTTCAGGCCTTTGGTACGCGGACGGAGTATGAGGATTCCTACGGATCGTCGCAAGCGTCGACGTCGGTCCCTTGTGGTCCCGCATGGCAGCAGCCTCCCTTATACCACCGACAGTACGAAGAtatggtgtga